A genomic segment from Propioniciclava sp. MC1595 encodes:
- a CDS encoding dynamin family protein has translation MSDPAPTPVPSADPVPRRVIVPDAVRPSVPPTIAGLVEEVGRLATTAGRTDLVERLLATRRRLADPEVRVVVVGEFKQGKSKLINALVNAPACPIDDDVATSVPTSVGYGDEPSAFVFRKTDPAGPGDEGVVREEIPLENLADYVSEAGNPGNEKRLVGAEVLVPREILRGGLRLVDSPGVGSLDSASALSTLSALSSAHAVLLVSDASQEYTEPEVQLLKRAMRISPNVAAVLAKTDLYPEWRSIEAIDRGHLEGIGELPLFPVSSDLRLLAAAEQDRELNTESGFPALVAHLRAGVLQRAEAIVARSALHDVSFVVEQMTLSARTELSALQNPEGTPRLIAELEDAKAKADDFRSRSSRWQVALADGIADLIADMEHDLRDRLRRVQREAEQAIDEGDPGPIWDQLAEWVDQRVASGVSETFVWTDERSKWLTEEIADIFAREQFELPTIAVGSTEGLLDPVDRLPDFDPGHLSAGEKIYIGVRGSYGGVLMVGLATGLIGMTLINPLSLLAGVLVGRRAYREDMTNRLTRRRFEAKNIVRRYIDEVTFQVAKQLKDRLRIVQRTNRDHFGAIADQTHRSLSDAVLAAKQSAGTFAAERDGRARELTEQLRTLELVARKVPQLPPAPVPQAVGR, from the coding sequence GTGTCTGACCCCGCACCCACCCCCGTCCCGTCGGCCGACCCGGTGCCCCGGCGCGTGATCGTGCCGGACGCCGTCCGCCCCAGCGTGCCCCCCACGATCGCCGGCCTCGTCGAAGAGGTCGGACGCCTCGCGACGACGGCCGGCCGCACCGACCTCGTCGAACGCCTCCTCGCGACCCGTCGCCGTCTGGCCGACCCAGAGGTCCGCGTCGTGGTGGTGGGCGAGTTCAAGCAGGGCAAGAGCAAGCTGATCAACGCGCTCGTGAACGCGCCCGCGTGCCCGATCGACGACGACGTGGCCACCAGCGTGCCCACCTCGGTCGGCTACGGGGACGAGCCCTCGGCGTTCGTGTTCCGGAAGACCGACCCGGCCGGGCCCGGGGACGAGGGCGTCGTGCGGGAGGAGATCCCGCTGGAGAACCTCGCCGACTACGTCTCCGAGGCGGGCAACCCGGGCAACGAGAAGCGGCTGGTCGGCGCCGAGGTGCTCGTGCCGCGCGAGATCCTGCGGGGCGGGCTGCGGCTGGTCGACTCCCCGGGCGTGGGCAGCCTCGACTCGGCAAGCGCGCTGTCGACGTTGTCGGCCCTGTCGTCGGCCCACGCCGTGCTGCTGGTCTCCGACGCCTCGCAGGAGTACACCGAGCCCGAGGTCCAGCTGCTGAAGCGGGCCATGCGCATCTCGCCGAACGTGGCGGCGGTGCTGGCCAAGACCGACCTGTACCCCGAGTGGCGCAGCATCGAGGCCATCGACCGCGGCCACCTGGAGGGGATCGGGGAACTGCCCCTGTTCCCCGTGTCCAGCGACCTCCGGCTGCTGGCCGCCGCCGAGCAGGACCGCGAGCTCAACACCGAGTCGGGCTTCCCCGCCCTCGTGGCCCACCTGCGCGCCGGCGTCCTGCAGCGGGCCGAGGCGATCGTGGCGCGCAGCGCCCTGCACGACGTCTCGTTCGTGGTCGAGCAGATGACCCTGTCGGCGCGCACCGAGCTGAGCGCGCTGCAGAACCCCGAGGGCACGCCGAGGCTGATCGCCGAGCTCGAGGACGCCAAGGCGAAGGCCGACGACTTCCGCAGCCGCTCCTCGCGGTGGCAGGTGGCGCTGGCCGACGGCATCGCCGACCTCATCGCCGACATGGAGCACGACCTGCGTGACCGGCTGCGGCGGGTCCAGCGCGAGGCGGAGCAGGCCATCGACGAGGGCGACCCCGGCCCGATCTGGGACCAGCTCGCCGAGTGGGTCGACCAGCGCGTCGCCAGCGGGGTGTCGGAGACGTTCGTGTGGACCGACGAGCGCTCCAAGTGGCTCACCGAGGAGATCGCCGACATCTTCGCCCGCGAGCAGTTCGAGCTGCCCACCATCGCCGTCGGCAGCACCGAGGGGCTGCTCGACCCCGTCGACCGCCTCCCCGACTTCGACCCCGGCCACCTGAGCGCCGGCGAGAAGATCTACATCGGCGTGCGCGGCTCGTACGGCGGCGTCCTCATGGTCGGCCTGGCGACCGGCCTGATCGGCATGACGCTGATCAACCCGCTCTCGCTGCTGGCCGGCGTTCTGGTCGGCCGGCGCGCCTACCGCGAGGACATGACCAACCGCCTGACCCGGCGCCGCTTCGAGGCCAAGAACATCGTGCGTCGCTACATCGACGAGGTGACGTTCCAGGTGGCCAAGCAGCTCAAGGACCGCCTGCGCATCGTGCAGCGCACCAACCGCGACCACTTCGGCGCCATCGCCGACCAGACCCACCGGTCGCTGTCGGACGCCGTGCTCGCGGCCAAGCAGTCCGCCGGCACGTTCGCCGCCGAGCGCGACGGCCGGGCCAGGGAGCTCACCGAGCAGCTGCGCACCCTCGAGCTCGTGGCCCGCAAGGTGCCGCAGCTGCCGCCAGCCCCCGTCCCGCAGGCGGTGGGCCGGTGA
- a CDS encoding dynamin family protein, producing MTSTALREAAELVEAARPLLRDDPDALAALDDLDRRLAEPLRLAVAGIVKAGKSTLLNALLGERIAPTDAGECTRIVTWYRWADTPSITAHLASGPARKLPVRRANGQLVIGLGDLPAADVDRIEVGWPSAVLRSVTLIDTPGIESLSHDVSARSAAFLVPDDAPSSADAIVYLMRHLHPSDLGFLEAFRDTAAGAARTVNAIGVLSRADEVGSGRIDSLLSASRVAARYEREGGLDSLVLGVLPVAGLLAEGARTLRQSEYDAFRTLAALGRHERERLLVSSDRFTRPDAPVDLDQATRRRLLARFGIYGIRLATSLVRVGVTDSSELAAGLVEQSGLVELEGFVERQFRGRADTLKVRAVTDTVERLLARVDPDRATDALARLEKLQASAHGLQELGLLSRVRLGTPPLTGPDAAAAARLVGGTGTGVTERLGLPADAAPADVAAAAGAELERWRAKAASPLADRPVRDACGVVVRSLEALASEVAAPTADEPAADVVAAGGPGQG from the coding sequence GTGACCTCCACCGCGCTCCGCGAGGCCGCCGAGCTCGTCGAGGCCGCCCGCCCGCTGCTCCGTGACGATCCGGACGCCCTCGCCGCCCTCGACGACCTCGACCGCCGCCTGGCCGAGCCGCTGCGCCTCGCCGTCGCGGGGATCGTCAAGGCCGGCAAGTCGACCCTGCTCAACGCCCTGCTGGGGGAGCGGATCGCCCCCACCGACGCCGGCGAGTGCACGCGCATCGTCACGTGGTACCGGTGGGCGGACACGCCGTCGATCACCGCGCACCTGGCCTCCGGGCCGGCCCGGAAGCTGCCCGTTCGCCGTGCCAACGGGCAGCTCGTCATCGGGCTGGGCGACCTCCCCGCCGCCGACGTCGACCGCATCGAGGTGGGCTGGCCCTCGGCCGTGCTGCGCTCGGTCACGCTCATCGACACCCCGGGCATCGAGTCGCTGTCCCACGACGTCTCCGCGCGGTCGGCGGCGTTCCTCGTCCCCGACGACGCGCCCTCGTCGGCCGACGCCATCGTCTACCTGATGCGCCACCTGCACCCCTCCGACCTCGGCTTCCTCGAGGCGTTCCGCGACACGGCCGCCGGGGCGGCCCGCACGGTCAACGCCATCGGCGTCCTGTCCCGGGCCGACGAGGTAGGCTCGGGTCGCATCGACTCGCTGTTGTCGGCGTCCCGGGTCGCCGCCCGCTACGAGCGCGAGGGCGGCCTGGACTCGCTCGTGCTCGGCGTCCTGCCCGTCGCCGGGCTGCTCGCCGAGGGTGCGCGCACCCTGCGCCAGTCCGAGTACGACGCCTTCCGCACCCTCGCCGCGCTCGGACGCCACGAGCGCGAGCGGCTGCTCGTCTCCTCCGACCGGTTCACGCGCCCCGACGCGCCCGTCGACCTCGACCAGGCCACCCGCCGTCGGCTGCTGGCCCGCTTCGGGATCTACGGCATCCGGCTGGCCACCTCGCTGGTGCGCGTCGGGGTGACCGACTCCTCCGAGCTCGCCGCCGGGCTGGTCGAGCAGAGCGGCCTGGTCGAGCTCGAGGGCTTCGTCGAACGCCAGTTCCGGGGCCGGGCCGACACCCTCAAGGTGCGTGCCGTCACCGACACGGTCGAGCGCCTGCTGGCCCGCGTCGACCCCGACCGGGCCACCGACGCCCTGGCCCGCCTCGAGAAGCTGCAGGCGTCGGCGCACGGGCTGCAGGAGCTCGGGCTGCTCTCGCGGGTGCGGCTGGGCACGCCCCCGCTGACCGGTCCGGACGCCGCGGCCGCGGCCCGCCTCGTGGGTGGAACCGGGACCGGGGTGACCGAACGGCTGGGACTCCCCGCCGACGCGGCACCGGCCGACGTGGCTGCGGCGGCCGGTGCCGAACTGGAGCGGTGGCGCGCGAAGGCGGCGTCGCCGCTGGCCGACCGCCCCGTCCGGGACGCGTGCGGCGTGGTGGTGCGGAGCCTGGAGGCGCTGGCCTCAGAGGTCGCCGCCCCCACCGCCGATGAGCCCGCGGCGGATGTCGTGGCGGCGGGCGGTCCAGGTCAGGGCTGA
- a CDS encoding IniB N-terminal domain-containing protein, with translation MTTTPLATIADALIEFILSLLRDPRAAAEFEADPDRALERAGLSDICAADVRQVLPVVVDRPEVVEKPVPIFVPKPVPVPKPVPKDPEVVKHIQNVANNYHIDNRSTIVDQSVNQNIWAEGDVTQVFDQEAVIGVGDNSVAAGDNALLDNSTTDITVGDVAVGNEDTDVTVTDSFNDASTDVVAEVETEVEDSFNDESTTTTIETDVDDSFNESTAVEVDSYVEVEVDSYVEVEPQAEAEPLPETDYENS, from the coding sequence ATGACGACCACCCCCCTGGCGACCATCGCCGATGCCCTGATCGAGTTCATCCTGAGCCTGCTGCGGGATCCGCGCGCCGCCGCGGAGTTCGAGGCCGACCCCGACCGGGCGCTCGAGCGCGCCGGGCTGTCCGACATCTGCGCCGCCGACGTCCGGCAGGTGCTGCCCGTCGTCGTCGACCGCCCCGAGGTCGTGGAGAAGCCGGTACCGATCTTCGTGCCCAAGCCGGTCCCCGTCCCCAAGCCCGTGCCGAAGGACCCGGAGGTCGTCAAGCACATCCAGAACGTCGCGAACAACTACCACATCGACAACCGCTCCACGATCGTCGACCAGTCGGTCAACCAGAACATCTGGGCCGAGGGAGACGTCACCCAGGTCTTCGACCAGGAGGCCGTGATCGGCGTCGGCGACAACTCCGTGGCCGCCGGCGACAACGCCCTGCTCGACAACTCCACCACCGACATCACCGTCGGCGACGTGGCCGTGGGCAACGAGGACACCGACGTGACGGTGACCGACTCGTTCAACGACGCGTCCACCGACGTGGTCGCCGAGGTGGAGACCGAGGTCGAGGACTCCTTCAACGACGAGTCGACCACCACCACCATCGAGACCGACGTGGACGACTCGTTCAACGAGAGCACCGCGGTCGAGGTCGACAGCTACGTCGAGGTGGAGGTCGACAGCTACGTCGAGGTCGAGCCCCAGGCCGAGGCCGAGCCGCTGCCCGAGACCGACTACGAGAACTCCTGA